Proteins from one Oscillatoria nigro-viridis PCC 7112 genomic window:
- a CDS encoding CobW family GTP-binding protein — protein sequence MTNLTVQTPDLISDFPKRGMPVTIITGFLGSGKTTLLNQILKNRQDLKVAVLVNEFGDINIDSQLLISTEDDMVELSNGCICCTINEGLVDAVYRVLEREDRIDCMVIETTGVADPLPIILTFIGTELRDLTSLDSVLTVVDSETFTTDHFDSEAALKQVAFADIVLMNKTDLAPSEKVEELEAYIRTVKEGARILHSEYGEVPLPLILGVGLTQADLFDNFETEAKHEHHEHEHHHEHNHHEHHHEHEDHHEHHHHGHHSNHLDNDGFISLSFQSDRPFDLHKFQEFLTQEMPLDVFRAKGILWFEDSPMRHIFQLSGARYELNAYEWLTPPKNQLVVIGRNLDTAQIREQLNSCLI from the coding sequence ATGACTAATCTCACTGTACAAACCCCAGATTTAATTTCCGATTTTCCCAAGAGAGGAATGCCAGTCACTATAATTACCGGCTTTCTCGGCAGCGGAAAAACGACTTTACTCAATCAAATCCTCAAAAATCGTCAAGATTTAAAAGTAGCAGTTTTAGTTAACGAATTTGGCGATATTAACATCGATTCACAGCTTTTAATTTCTACCGAAGATGATATGGTAGAGCTGAGCAACGGCTGTATTTGTTGTACCATCAACGAAGGCTTAGTTGATGCAGTATACCGAGTGTTAGAACGGGAAGACCGCATCGACTGCATGGTGATTGAAACCACGGGAGTTGCCGATCCACTGCCGATTATATTGACATTTATCGGCACGGAATTGCGGGATTTAACCAGTCTAGATTCTGTCCTAACTGTAGTCGATAGCGAAACATTCACCACCGATCATTTTGATAGTGAAGCAGCGTTAAAACAAGTAGCATTTGCAGATATTGTGCTGATGAACAAAACTGATTTAGCTCCTTCAGAAAAAGTAGAAGAATTAGAAGCTTACATTCGCACTGTGAAAGAAGGAGCGAGAATTTTACACTCTGAATATGGTGAAGTTCCTTTACCCTTGATTTTGGGTGTAGGTTTAACCCAAGCCGATCTTTTCGATAATTTTGAAACCGAGGCAAAACACGAGCATCACGAACACGAACACCATCACGAGCATAACCATCACGAGCATCATCACGAACACGAAGATCATCACGAACACCACCATCACGGACATCACTCCAATCACTTAGATAATGACGGATTTATTTCGCTATCATTTCAGAGCGATCGACCTTTTGATCTCCACAAATTCCAAGAATTTCTCACCCAAGAAATGCCCTTAGATGTATTTCGGGCAAAAGGGATTCTCTGGTTTGAAGACAGTCCGATGAGACACATTTTTCAACTTAGTGGCGCGCGCTATGAACTAAATGCTTACGAATGGTTGACTCCACCTAAGAATCAACTCGTAGTCATCGGTCGCAACTTAGATACCGCTCAAATTCGAGAACAACTTAACAGTTGCTTAATTTAA
- a CDS encoding ATP-binding protein — MKIRYLPYLAALLTATLVLAMAELFIRLENEHFQQRNRVAVLDQLSTVRAKLEGSLNQRLFVMQSLVAYISVTNPNISQAEFENLTRVILAKQPGIPSAALFKNSIATHLYPLAGQEGALGFAPLKIPEEKKPFQRAIDTRNTVVSGPVKLIEQGNMALITRTPIFLTPVGKPPESGRYWGMVSIGIDWNILLKEAGLLDSSAKLKYAIRGKDGLGAAGEVFFGNAKVFQQSPVTLEVTLPNGSWQLAAIPQNGWIENSPIFKRLWIAASFSAILTGGAIFVLVSTPAKLRERALQLESLLEELRRTQTMMIQAEKMSSLGQMVAGVAHEINNPVNFIHGNISYSSEYVADLIRLLDLYQRYYPEPAQEIKLEADNIDLEFLVKDLPKTINSMKFGTERIQQIVLSLRNFSRLDESDRKKVNLHEGIDSTLLILQNRLKANSHHSEIRIVKEYGDLPAIECYAGQLNQAFLNLINNAIDTLQEKLSSPNSQDLYFIPTIQIATQLKGKMAEIRISDNGSGMKEEVRRKIFDPFYTTKPVGKGTGIGLSITYQIIVERHGGKIECVSEPGKGTEFAIAIPLTNKN, encoded by the coding sequence GTGAAAATCAGGTACTTACCCTATCTAGCAGCCTTGTTAACAGCGACGCTCGTTTTAGCGATGGCCGAGCTATTCATTCGTTTAGAAAACGAACACTTCCAGCAGAGAAACCGCGTTGCTGTACTAGACCAACTGAGCACGGTGAGAGCTAAGCTTGAAGGGTCTTTAAACCAGCGATTATTTGTAATGCAAAGTTTGGTAGCTTATATTTCAGTAACCAATCCAAATATTAGCCAAGCAGAGTTTGAAAATTTGACTAGAGTTATCTTAGCCAAACAACCCGGTATTCCTAGCGCTGCATTGTTCAAAAATTCAATTGCAACCCATCTTTATCCTTTAGCAGGTCAAGAAGGTGCTTTAGGATTTGCACCCCTGAAAATACCAGAAGAAAAAAAGCCATTTCAAAGAGCAATTGATACTAGGAATACTGTAGTTTCGGGACCAGTTAAATTAATCGAACAGGGTAATATGGCTTTGATTACTCGTACCCCAATTTTTCTGACTCCTGTCGGCAAACCTCCTGAAAGCGGTCGCTATTGGGGAATGGTAAGCATTGGTATTGATTGGAATATTTTATTAAAAGAAGCGGGACTATTAGACTCATCTGCCAAGCTTAAATATGCGATTCGGGGGAAAGATGGATTAGGCGCTGCGGGAGAAGTGTTTTTTGGAAATGCTAAGGTTTTCCAGCAATCGCCTGTTACTTTAGAAGTAACTTTACCTAATGGTTCCTGGCAGTTAGCAGCTATTCCCCAAAATGGTTGGATTGAGAATTCACCTATTTTTAAGAGGTTGTGGATAGCTGCTAGTTTTAGTGCTATATTAACGGGAGGTGCAATATTTGTTTTGGTAAGTACGCCAGCAAAACTAAGAGAAAGAGCTTTACAGTTAGAATCTCTTTTGGAGGAACTACGACGTACCCAAACAATGATGATTCAAGCTGAAAAAATGTCGAGTTTGGGTCAGATGGTAGCAGGTGTCGCGCATGAGATTAACAATCCAGTAAACTTTATCCACGGTAATATTAGTTATTCCAGCGAGTATGTAGCTGATTTAATTCGTTTGTTAGATTTGTATCAAAGATACTATCCCGAACCTGCCCAAGAAATTAAACTAGAAGCTGATAATATAGACTTAGAATTTTTAGTTAAAGACTTACCAAAAACTATCAACTCGATGAAATTCGGAACCGAACGCATCCAGCAGATCGTCCTGTCATTACGTAATTTTTCGCGTTTAGATGAGTCGGACCGCAAAAAAGTAAATCTCCATGAAGGCATTGATAGTACGCTATTAATTTTGCAAAATCGCTTAAAAGCTAACTCGCATCACTCGGAAATTAGAATTGTGAAAGAATATGGAGATTTACCAGCAATCGAGTGTTATGCAGGACAATTAAACCAGGCTTTTTTGAATTTAATCAACAACGCGATCGATACTTTGCAAGAGAAGCTATCGTCGCCGAATTCTCAGGATCTATATTTCATTCCGACGATTCAGATTGCTACTCAACTTAAGGGCAAAATGGCCGAAATTAGGATTTCAGATAATGGATCGGGAATGAAAGAAGAAGTCCGACGGAAAATATTCGATCCATTTTATACTACTAAACCAGTAGGCAAAGGTACGGGAATCGGCTTATCAATAACTTACCAAATTATAGTAGAGAGACACGGCGGAAAAATCGAATGCGTCTCCGAACCAGGAAAGGGAACGGAATTTGCGATTGCTATTCCTTTAACTAACAAGAATTAA
- a CDS encoding transposase yields MEVIERTSKEFEILPKPRIVERTFGWLNQFRHLSKDFELYTQTSEAMIYGSLIRLMTRKLSA; encoded by the coding sequence GTGGAGGTAATTGAGCGGACATCAAAGGAATTTGAGATTTTGCCTAAACCCAGGATTGTCGAGCGTACTTTTGGCTGGCTCAATCAGTTTCGACACTTGAGTAAGGACTTTGAACTATACACCCAGACCAGTGAAGCGATGATTTACGGGTCGCTCATCCGTTTGATGACCCGCAAGTTGTCTGCTTAA
- the folE gene encoding GTP cyclohydrolase I FolE, giving the protein MTLSTRPELTSPNGIVSSITTQSQPAVSDEEMRQAVRTLLLGLGEDPDREGLRDTPKRVVKALQFITEGYRQSLDELLNGAVFTENANEMVLVRDIDIFSSCEHHILPIIGKAHVAYIPNGKVIGLSKIARICEMYGRRLQVQERLTAQIADALQGLLKPQGVAVVIEATHMCMVMRGVQKPGSWTATSAMRGVFTEDARTRQEFMSLIAHKSSFH; this is encoded by the coding sequence ATGACTTTATCTACTCGTCCAGAACTGACTTCTCCAAATGGTATAGTGTCATCGATTACTACCCAATCTCAGCCCGCTGTCTCAGATGAAGAAATGAGACAAGCAGTGCGTACATTGCTGCTAGGATTGGGAGAAGACCCAGACCGTGAAGGGTTACGAGATACACCGAAACGAGTTGTCAAAGCCTTGCAGTTTATAACTGAAGGTTATCGTCAATCTCTCGACGAATTGCTCAACGGAGCAGTATTCACAGAAAATGCTAACGAAATGGTGTTAGTGCGGGACATTGATATTTTCAGTTCCTGCGAACATCACATCCTGCCAATTATTGGCAAAGCACACGTTGCGTACATCCCCAACGGCAAAGTAATTGGACTGTCAAAAATTGCTCGAATTTGTGAAATGTACGGCCGCAGATTGCAAGTACAAGAACGCTTAACTGCACAAATTGCGGATGCACTTCAAGGATTGCTAAAACCTCAAGGTGTAGCAGTTGTAATTGAAGCAACTCATATGTGTATGGTAATGCGGGGAGTGCAAAAACCAGGTTCTTGGACTGCGACTTCAGCGATGCGGGGAGTGTTTACTGAAGATGCCAGAACTCGTCAAGAATTTATGAGTTTAATCGCGCACAAATCAAGCTTTCACTAG
- a CDS encoding M24 family metallopeptidase produces MINSLNPEVDSKLEFIRKALTETKAIALRLRGTDWFAWATAGGSHTVLLTAETGVAELLITAETAWVLTDEIEAQRLQDEELPANFQLHIYPWADVAQREAFVKEITGGGNVMSDRPNSQETPIIASLQSRKQAMMSSELERYRRVGRLASEAMTEVLSAAKPTWTEYQLAGAGAEALWARGLHPALTLVAGERRLPLYRHATATAEPIGRQAMLVFCARGWGLYANLTRFVCFDFLGEKHSELHRQVREIEATALNFCRPGVRLNAVYDTLKTAYEEHGYPQAIAEHHQGGTTGYLAREIVANPGTSDILAENMAVAWNPSLSGAKIEDTFVIHSDGTLENLTFDPNWPSVEVAGRLRPVPLEIWDDRP; encoded by the coding sequence ATGATAAACTCATTAAACCCAGAAGTTGACAGCAAACTCGAATTCATCCGCAAAGCCTTAACCGAAACAAAAGCGATCGCCCTTCGCTTGCGAGGCACTGACTGGTTTGCCTGGGCCACAGCCGGCGGTTCCCATACAGTATTGCTAACCGCAGAAACCGGAGTGGCAGAACTTTTAATCACCGCCGAAACAGCTTGGGTTCTCACCGATGAAATCGAAGCTCAACGCTTGCAAGATGAAGAATTGCCAGCCAACTTTCAACTGCACATCTATCCTTGGGCTGATGTTGCACAGCGCGAAGCTTTCGTCAAAGAAATTACTGGTGGCGGTAACGTCATGAGCGATCGGCCAAATTCCCAAGAAACACCAATAATCGCATCTCTACAATCCCGCAAACAGGCAATGATGTCAAGCGAATTAGAGCGATACCGGCGAGTCGGGCGTCTAGCCAGCGAAGCGATGACAGAGGTACTTTCCGCAGCAAAACCAACATGGACAGAATATCAGCTAGCGGGAGCCGGTGCAGAAGCTTTGTGGGCGAGAGGTTTGCATCCAGCCCTGACATTAGTTGCTGGAGAAAGGCGTTTGCCGCTGTACCGCCACGCCACAGCAACCGCCGAACCAATTGGACGACAAGCAATGTTAGTATTTTGCGCGAGGGGATGGGGTTTGTATGCAAATTTAACTAGATTTGTCTGTTTCGATTTTCTTGGGGAAAAGCATTCAGAGTTGCACCGACAAGTCAGGGAAATTGAAGCCACAGCGCTAAATTTTTGCCGGCCGGGAGTTAGGCTGAATGCGGTTTATGATACGCTTAAAACTGCTTATGAAGAGCACGGATATCCTCAAGCAATTGCGGAACACCATCAAGGCGGAACTACCGGATATTTGGCGCGGGAAATTGTGGCGAATCCGGGTACTTCAGATATTTTGGCAGAAAATATGGCTGTGGCTTGGAATCCGAGTTTGTCGGGAGCAAAAATTGAGGATACGTTTGTAATTCACAGCGATGGAACGTTGGAAAATTTGACTTTCGATCCGAATTGGCCCAGTGTAGAAGTAGCGGGAAGGTTGCGCCCTGTGCCGCTGGAAATATGGGACGATCGACCTTAG
- a CDS encoding DUF4339 domain-containing protein, which produces MNYSTKLSRRKLLLRLGGSLLAATTISLPSEAAKKGKRTRSEPYYPRNRHRNYDDSTPSPTPSPTPAAPEPYRATSPVVMLGVGGGLLGGFGFLGAWLIKMNQKSTSPTPSPVERRVVKPAKQAAPEIADWYVFRSGKPEGPYTALQLWEVQKITDRTKVRRGEADWQKAGEVPELAKYLSKK; this is translated from the coding sequence ATGAACTATTCTACTAAACTGTCGCGCCGAAAACTGCTGCTACGTTTAGGCGGAAGCTTGTTAGCTGCCACAACAATTTCTCTCCCATCCGAAGCCGCGAAAAAAGGAAAAAGGACTCGCAGCGAGCCATATTATCCGCGAAACCGACACCGAAATTACGACGACTCAACCCCCTCCCCGACACCTTCTCCCACTCCGGCTGCCCCGGAACCCTACCGTGCCACTTCTCCTGTCGTAATGTTGGGAGTCGGAGGAGGACTCCTTGGTGGATTTGGTTTTCTGGGCGCATGGTTAATAAAGATGAATCAGAAATCCACCTCACCAACTCCAAGCCCGGTAGAGCGACGGGTGGTAAAACCTGCTAAGCAAGCAGCCCCTGAAATTGCTGACTGGTACGTGTTCCGATCGGGTAAGCCTGAAGGGCCGTACACCGCACTGCAACTCTGGGAAGTTCAGAAAATCACAGATCGCACAAAAGTTCGGCGAGGGGAAGCTGACTGGCAAAAAGCCGGTGAAGTCCCAGAACTAGCAAAATATCTCAGTAAAAAATAA
- the galT gene encoding galactose-1-phosphate uridylyltransferase, translating into MYAQTLLKPDGRPLTLYSRYPIPEGIAAVSPSNEPVQANPHFRWHPLRGEWVAYASHRQGRTFMPPPEYNPLAATINPKFPTELPPGDYDVAVFDNRFPSMTLQAKNAPASIVETLPAKGICEVVVFTQDPLASLGALELSHLELLLEVWADRTSVIGSNPEIEYVLPFENRGVEVGVTLHHPHGQIYAYPFVPPVPARMLECQSVYYQKNSSGLLQDLIQKEISDKQRIIYLDEEAIAFVPACARYPYEVWMAPIAPAATFIDLTEKQRQSLAKALKTVTLKYDGLWHRPFPYLMAWFQGPTDGKPHPEAHLHAQFYPPYRSSDRLKYLAGTELAAGMFANDALPEEKAKELQAVSIDFRF; encoded by the coding sequence ATGTACGCCCAAACATTGCTAAAACCCGACGGCCGCCCACTCACACTGTACAGCCGCTACCCAATCCCAGAAGGTATCGCGGCCGTAAGTCCCAGCAATGAACCCGTACAGGCAAACCCGCACTTTCGCTGGCATCCTTTGCGGGGGGAATGGGTAGCATACGCCAGCCACCGTCAGGGAAGAACTTTCATGCCGCCGCCGGAATACAACCCGCTAGCAGCTACAATTAACCCTAAGTTTCCGACAGAATTGCCGCCGGGAGATTACGATGTAGCAGTGTTTGACAACCGCTTTCCCTCGATGACTTTGCAAGCAAAAAATGCACCTGCAAGTATTGTCGAAACTTTGCCAGCTAAAGGCATTTGCGAAGTCGTGGTTTTCACTCAAGATCCCCTGGCTTCCCTCGGCGCTTTGGAGTTATCTCACTTGGAATTGCTGTTAGAAGTATGGGCCGATCGCACTTCAGTTATCGGCAGCAATCCCGAAATTGAATACGTCTTGCCCTTTGAAAATCGCGGTGTGGAAGTCGGAGTAACTTTGCACCATCCCCACGGTCAAATTTACGCTTATCCGTTCGTCCCACCGGTGCCGGCACGGATGTTAGAATGTCAGTCGGTTTACTATCAAAAAAACAGTAGCGGTTTGCTGCAAGATTTGATTCAAAAAGAGATTTCCGACAAACAGCGAATTATTTATTTAGACGAAGAGGCGATCGCCTTTGTCCCCGCTTGTGCCCGCTACCCTTACGAAGTGTGGATGGCCCCGATCGCCCCCGCTGCTACATTTATCGATTTGACGGAAAAACAGCGGCAATCACTCGCTAAGGCCTTAAAAACAGTCACCCTCAAATACGACGGTTTGTGGCATCGCCCGTTCCCTTATTTGATGGCTTGGTTTCAAGGGCCCACAGACGGGAAGCCCCATCCCGAAGCGCATTTGCACGCCCAATTTTATCCGCCCTATCGATCGAGCGATCGATTAAAATACCTAGCAGGAACCGAACTCGCCGCCGGAATGTTTGCCAACGACGCTTTACCCGAAGAAAAAGCTAAAGAATTGCAAGCAGTATCTATCGATTTTAGATTTTAG
- the hisI gene encoding phosphoribosyl-AMP cyclohydrolase yields the protein MDQKYLWIEALKFNDRGLIPAIAQDDRDGTILMMAWMNKESIKQTLATGEAHYWSRSRSEFWHKGATSGHIQKVKQIFYDCDADTILLKIEQIGAIACHTGVRSCFFNSVALPLRAN from the coding sequence ATGGATCAAAAATATTTGTGGATAGAAGCTTTAAAATTTAACGATCGAGGTTTGATTCCGGCGATCGCCCAAGACGATCGAGATGGTACCATTTTAATGATGGCGTGGATGAACAAAGAGTCAATTAAGCAGACTCTAGCTACAGGAGAAGCACACTATTGGAGCCGATCGCGCTCTGAATTTTGGCACAAAGGCGCGACATCCGGGCACATCCAAAAAGTCAAACAAATATTTTACGATTGCGACGCCGATACTATTCTGCTCAAAATAGAACAGATTGGTGCAATAGCTTGTCACACAGGCGTGAGGAGTTGTTTTTTCAATTCCGTGGCGCTACCGCTGCGCGCAAATTGA
- a CDS encoding ABC-F family ATP-binding cassette domain-containing protein: MLRLEHISKIYPTGVVLKDVTWEVKPGDRIGLVGVNGAGKSTQLKIIAGEIEPTAGEVIRPASLHIAYLSQEFEVDPTRTVREEFWRAFSEANEVHESLMQVHRDLEASNPENLDELIHKMDRLQRQFEGLNGYGLEAQIEKILPEIGFEPEDGDRLVSAFSGGWQMRMSLGKILLQKPDILLLDEPTNHLDLETIEWLEVYLKGLTTPMVIVSHDREFLDRLCTQIVETERGVSTTYLGNYSSYLLQKAEAREAQLSAYESQQKELEKQQAFVEKFRASATRSTQAKSREKQLDKIERIEAPTGGLKTLHFRFPPAPRSGREVAIIEDLVHTYGEKILFLGADLLIERGDRIAFLGPNGAGKSTLLRMIMGLEKPTEGTVKLGGHNVIPGYFEQNQAEALDLNKTVMQTIHDEVPDWKNEEVRTLLGRFLFTGETVFKQVGALSGGEKARLALAKMLLTPVNLLILDEPTNHLDIPAKEMMEEAIQNYDGTVIIVSHDRYFISQVANKIVEIRDGEFRPYLGDYHYYLDKIAEEKELAKIAKLEAEKAAKKAEKEAKKKATAKQK, encoded by the coding sequence ATGCTGCGACTCGAACACATCAGTAAAATTTACCCCACAGGCGTCGTACTCAAAGATGTCACCTGGGAAGTCAAACCGGGCGATCGCATCGGCTTAGTAGGCGTTAACGGTGCCGGCAAATCCACCCAACTCAAAATCATCGCCGGCGAAATCGAACCCACCGCAGGCGAAGTCATTCGCCCCGCCAGCCTCCACATCGCCTACCTCTCCCAAGAATTTGAAGTAGATCCGACTCGCACCGTCAGAGAAGAATTTTGGCGCGCCTTCAGCGAAGCCAACGAAGTCCACGAATCCCTGATGCAAGTGCATCGAGACTTGGAAGCCTCCAACCCAGAAAATCTCGACGAACTGATCCACAAAATGGATCGGCTGCAACGGCAATTTGAAGGCTTAAACGGCTACGGTTTAGAAGCCCAAATCGAGAAAATTCTGCCCGAAATCGGATTTGAACCCGAAGATGGCGATCGATTAGTCAGCGCCTTCAGCGGCGGCTGGCAAATGCGGATGAGTTTGGGCAAAATTCTCCTGCAAAAACCCGACATCCTGCTGCTAGACGAACCTACCAACCACCTCGACTTAGAAACGATCGAATGGCTCGAAGTATACCTCAAAGGGCTGACAACCCCGATGGTAATCGTATCCCATGACCGGGAATTTCTCGATCGGCTCTGCACCCAAATCGTCGAAACAGAACGCGGCGTTTCCACCACCTACCTCGGCAACTACTCCTCCTACCTGCTGCAAAAAGCAGAAGCCAGAGAAGCCCAACTCAGCGCCTACGAAAGCCAGCAAAAAGAACTCGAAAAACAGCAAGCATTCGTAGAAAAATTCCGCGCCAGCGCCACTCGCAGCACCCAAGCCAAAAGCCGCGAGAAACAGTTAGATAAAATCGAACGTATCGAAGCGCCCACCGGCGGATTAAAAACTTTGCATTTCCGCTTTCCCCCCGCACCCCGCAGCGGTCGCGAAGTAGCAATAATTGAAGATTTGGTACACACCTACGGCGAAAAAATCCTATTTTTGGGAGCCGACTTGTTAATTGAAAGGGGCGATCGCATTGCCTTTCTCGGCCCCAACGGCGCGGGCAAATCAACCCTGCTGCGGATGATTATGGGCTTGGAAAAGCCGACTGAAGGTACGGTCAAATTGGGAGGCCACAACGTCATCCCCGGTTACTTTGAACAGAATCAGGCAGAGGCATTAGATTTGAATAAAACCGTGATGCAAACGATTCACGACGAAGTTCCCGACTGGAAAAATGAAGAAGTTCGGACTTTGTTGGGCCGTTTCTTATTTACGGGCGAAACAGTATTCAAACAGGTTGGCGCTTTAAGCGGCGGCGAAAAAGCCCGCCTAGCTTTGGCAAAAATGCTGTTGACTCCCGTGAATTTGCTGATTTTGGACGAACCGACAAATCACCTCGACATTCCGGCCAAAGAGATGATGGAAGAGGCGATTCAGAATTATGACGGTACCGTAATTATCGTTTCACACGATCGCTATTTCATCTCCCAAGTAGCTAACAAAATTGTCGAGATTCGGGATGGAGAATTTCGCCCTTATTTGGGAGATTACCACTACTATCTCGATAAAATTGCTGAGGAAAAAGAGCTAGCAAAAATCGCAAAACTGGAAGCTGAAAAAGCGGCTAAAAAAGCAGAAAAAGAAGCGAAGAAAAAAGCAACAGCTAAGCAAAAATAA
- a CDS encoding fructosamine kinase family protein encodes MWDKIAARISEVTGNKFSIDNRRSVSGGCINQGYSISSSSRTYFAKINQACQIAMFEAEALGLQQIRATQTIRVPQPICWGTEGNSAYIVLEWLDLGGRGGDKVWEEMGRKLAEMHKYTPPSPPLLRGEEEANSTLLRGVFGWDRNNTIGSTVQMNTWTANWAEFWTEHRIGYQLKLAKRRGGHFPQAERLLDVIPEFLAGYEPQPSLVHGDLWGGNAGVTSAGEPVIFDPATYFGDREVDIAMTELFGGFAPQFYRGYNQVWPLDGGYDRRKTLYNLYHILNHFNLFGGSYESQANQMINRICG; translated from the coding sequence ATGTGGGATAAAATTGCCGCACGCATTAGCGAAGTAACGGGAAACAAATTTTCGATCGACAATCGCCGTTCCGTCAGCGGTGGCTGCATTAATCAAGGCTATTCTATCAGCAGCAGTTCCCGCACTTACTTCGCGAAAATTAATCAAGCTTGCCAAATTGCGATGTTTGAAGCCGAGGCTTTAGGTTTGCAGCAAATACGGGCAACCCAGACGATTCGAGTACCGCAACCGATTTGCTGGGGAACTGAGGGGAATTCAGCTTATATTGTGTTGGAATGGTTGGATTTGGGAGGACGCGGGGGCGATAAAGTTTGGGAAGAAATGGGTCGGAAACTCGCCGAAATGCACAAATATACCCCCCCCAGCCCCCCCTTGCTAAGGGGGGAAGAAGAGGCTAATTCTACTTTGCTTAGGGGAGTTTTTGGGTGGGATAGGAATAATACGATCGGCTCAACGGTGCAAATGAATACTTGGACGGCAAATTGGGCAGAATTTTGGACCGAACATCGGATTGGTTATCAGTTAAAATTGGCTAAGCGTCGGGGCGGCCATTTTCCGCAAGCGGAACGTTTATTAGATGTGATTCCTGAATTTTTAGCAGGTTACGAACCGCAACCCTCGCTAGTTCACGGGGATTTGTGGGGGGGAAATGCGGGGGTGACATCTGCGGGGGAACCGGTCATTTTTGACCCGGCAACTTATTTTGGAGATAGAGAAGTTGATATCGCGATGACGGAGTTATTTGGCGGGTTTGCGCCGCAGTTTTATCGAGGATACAATCAGGTTTGGCCGTTAGATGGAGGCTACGATCGGCGCAAAACTTTATATAATCTATATCACATTTTGAATCATTTTAATTTGTTTGGTGGGAGTTATGAGTCGCAGGCGAATCAGATGATTAATAGAATCTGCGGTTAG
- a CDS encoding TIGR02450 family Trp-rich protein, with amino-acid sequence MSKKQKFPYLVGSRWTSHQKTWGWRHFQVVNRKNEGKWVFAEMVAACDPNVRFWVNAAQLKDRSLWQAGWQSTQELEELETAD; translated from the coding sequence GTGAGCAAAAAACAAAAATTTCCTTATTTAGTTGGTTCCCGATGGACTTCACACCAAAAAACTTGGGGGTGGCGGCACTTTCAAGTGGTCAACCGAAAAAACGAAGGTAAATGGGTATTTGCAGAAATGGTGGCGGCTTGCGATCCAAATGTCCGTTTTTGGGTGAACGCCGCACAGCTCAAAGACCGATCGCTCTGGCAAGCTGGATGGCAGTCTACGCAAGAATTAGAGGAATTAGAAACGGCAGACTAA
- a CDS encoding type II toxin-antitoxin system ParD family antitoxin: protein MSLTPELEQYAQEKVSSGLYYSASEVIREGLRLLKEREQFQQIRLQELRQEIQVGLDSGEVTGLDGVAELWYDEVVLRASKITQI, encoded by the coding sequence GTGTCTTTGACACCGGAGTTAGAGCAGTACGCCCAGGAGAAAGTGTCAAGCGGACTGTATTATTCTGCCAGCGAGGTGATCCGTGAAGGATTGCGCCTGCTGAAAGAACGGGAACAATTCCAACAAATTCGCTTGCAGGAATTGCGGCAGGAAATTCAGGTAGGGCTAGACAGCGGTGAAGTAACTGGACTGGATGGCGTTGCTGAACTATGGTATGATGAAGTTGTCCTCCGAGCGTCAAAAATAACACAAATTTAA